A window of the Pseudoliparis swirei isolate HS2019 ecotype Mariana Trench chromosome 13, NWPU_hadal_v1, whole genome shotgun sequence genome harbors these coding sequences:
- the eif2ak1 gene encoding eukaryotic translation initiation factor 2-alpha kinase 1 isoform X5, which yields MAGRHYPSIQEFASAIPNHLLLGSLLEHLCFVYESNPTRSRTLFKIIGQRLAAMNLLSPLAISDEFSTVRLQHNRAFTELLHAASSSLYQQGQPGAGTNVHTPAVSRPKEGLFQAQTSRYLSEFEELVRLGKGSYGNVFTVTNKLDGQYYAVKKILIRKVSKDDCMKVLREVKVLSSLLHVNVVGYHTAWMEHVQPAAYPKSLLPALESPEQQDSFDESSDDTSGSSSIVFQSLSRAPTDWSADVLPREADPVRASVQTPETGQVVCAKTMRRIPTNYVPCVFLGQGGPPKNSKCPAMGWDSSALLEEESSRSSIEPNGNNNNACIDKDFQPRAGKNRTAKPSKEVQFHLMLYIQMQLCERSLKDWISERNSKPREEQTPRCPYACVDSEHTLNLLRGILEGVDYIHSRGIMHRDLKPRNIFLHGNDCHVRIGDFGLACRDIIMDGHKGPTSPSSDSSHTTGVGTFVYAAPEQLKGSHYDSKSDMYSVGVLALELFQPFGTEMERVRTLEDLRKGRVSNSFCQRWPVLTKFILNLTNKEPSVRPTASQLLQSELLCSKDIVIHSLQRKVEEQEGEIMQLRRQISRLQSSEIS from the exons ATGGCCGGCAGACATTACCCGTCCATCCAAGAGTTTGCCTCGGCAATCCCCAACCACCTTCTCCTGGGCTCTCTACTGGAGCACCTGTGCTTCGTCTACGAGAGCAACCCGACGCGCTCACGTACGCTGTTTAAAA TCATTGGCCAGCGTTTAGCTGCCAtgaacctcctctctcctttggcCATAAGCGATGAGTTCAGCACCGTCAGACTGCAGCACAACCGGGCCTTCACTGAGCTGCTGCATGCTGCCAGCTCCTCGCTGTATCAACAG GGCCAGCCAGGTGCCGGCACAAATGTGCACACGCCTGCTGTGAG CAGACCAAAGGAGGGACTGTTTCAAGCGCAGACGTCCCGGTACCTCAGTGAATTTGAAGAATTAGTTAGACTGGGAAAAGGATCTTACGGAAATGTTTTTACG GTTACGAACAAATTGGACGGACAGTATTATGCTGTTAAGAAAATTCTCATCAGAAAAGTCTCAAAGGATGACTGCATGAAG GTCCTCAGGGAAGTGAAAGTGTTATCCAGCCTGCTGCATGTAAACGTTGTGGGCTATCACACTGCGTGGATGGAGCATGTTCAGCCTGCCGCAT ATCCTAAGTCTCTCCTGCCTGCACTGGAGTCACCTGAACAACAAGACAG TTTTGATGAGAGCTCTGACGACACCAGCGGCAGCTCCTCCATCGTTTTCCAAAGCCTCAGTCGAGCACCGACAGACTGGAGCGCCGATGTCCTCCCGAGAGAGGCCGATCCCGTCAGAGCTTCGGTCCAAACCCCGGAGACGGGCCAAGTGGTGTGTGCCAAAACGATGCGGCGGATTCCCACCAACTACGTCCCCTGTGTGTTCCTGGGACAGGGTGGTCCCCCGAAGAACTCCAAATGTCCCGCCATGGGGTGGGACAGCTCAGCGCTGTTAGAGGAGGAGTCGAGCAGGAGTAGCATCGAACCaaacggcaacaacaacaacgcctgCATCGACAAGGACTTTCAGCCGCGGGCCGGCAAAAACCGCACAGCAAAGCCCTCTAAAGAG GTGCAGTTCCACCTGATGCTCTACATCCAGATGCAGCTGTGTGAGCGCTCCCTGAAGGACTGGATCTCTGAGAGGAACAGCAAGCCCAGAGAAGAACAAACCCCAAGAT GTCCCTATGCATGTGTTGACAGCGAACACACACTCAACCTGCTGAGAGGGATTCTGGAAGGAGTCGACTACATTCACTCCAGGGGAATCATGCACAGAGACCTGAAG cCCAGGAACATTTTCCTCCATGGAAACGACTGTCATGTTCGAATTGGGGACTTTGGTTTGGCCTGCAGGGATATAATAATGGACGGCCATAAGGGCCCCACATCTCCCAGCAGTG ATTCCTCACATACAACAGGTGTTGGCACATTTGTGTACGCTGCACCAGAACAACTGAAGGGCAGCCATTATGATTCAAAG tcagacatgTACAGCGTCGGAGTGCTGGCCCTCGAGCTATTTCAGCCGTTTGGGACCGAGATGGAACGCGTCCGGACTCTCGAGGACCTGAGAAAGGGGAGAGTCTCAAACTCGTTCTGCCAAAGATGGCCCGTCCTGACGAAGTTCATCCTGAACCTGACGAATAAGGAGCCCAGCGTTCGTCCCACAGCGAGCCAGCTTCTACAGAGTGAACTCCTCTGCAGTAAAGACATA GTGATCCATAGTTTACAGAGAAAGGTTGAAGAGCAGGAGGGAGAGATCATGCAGCTGAGGAGACAGATCAGTCGGCTCCAGAGCTCTGAAATCAGTTAA
- the eif2ak1 gene encoding eukaryotic translation initiation factor 2-alpha kinase 1 isoform X2 codes for MSSSTSNIGLLRSEESSGGSSNPLVVRRLKTTRTHKLESHVSLLNFASEEDDEVHFDTSDTDNNREGLMAGRHYPSIQEFASAIPNHLLLGSLLEHLCFVYESNPTRSRTLFKIIGQRLAAMNLLSPLAISDEFSTVRLQHNRAFTELLHAASSSLYQQGQPGAGTNVHTPAVRPKEGLFQAQTSRYLSEFEELVRLGKGSYGNVFTVTNKLDGQYYAVKKILIRKVSKDDCMKVLREVKVLSSLLHVNVVGYHTAWMEHVQPAAYPKSLLPALESPEQQDSFDESSDDTSGSSSIVFQSLSRAPTDWSADVLPREADPVRASVQTPETGQVVCAKTMRRIPTNYVPCVFLGQGGPPKNSKCPAMGWDSSALLEEESSRSSIEPNGNNNNACIDKDFQPRAGKNRTAKPSKEVQFHLMLYIQMQLCERSLKDWISERNSKPREEQTPRCPYACVDSEHTLNLLRGILEGVDYIHSRGIMHRDLKPRNIFLHGNDCHVRIGDFGLACRDIIMDGHKGPTSPSSDSSHTTGVGTFVYAAPEQLKGSHYDSKSDMYSVGVLALELFQPFGTEMERVRTLEDLRKGRVSNSFCQRWPVLTKFILNLTNKEPSVRPTASQLLQSELLCSKDIVIHSLQRKVEEQEGEIMQLRRQISRLQSSEIS; via the exons ATGTCCAGTTCAACGTCCAACATCGGACTCCTGAGGTCCGAGGAAAGTTCTGGAGGCAGCAGTAACCCCCTGGTCGTCCGCCGCCTTAAAACCACCAGGACACACAAGCTGGAGAGTCACGTTAGCCTGTTAAATTTTGCTAGCGAAGAGGACGACGAAGTCCACTTTGACA ctTCCGACACAGACAATAACCGCGAGGGGCTAATGGCCGGCAGACATTACCCGTCCATCCAAGAGTTTGCCTCGGCAATCCCCAACCACCTTCTCCTGGGCTCTCTACTGGAGCACCTGTGCTTCGTCTACGAGAGCAACCCGACGCGCTCACGTACGCTGTTTAAAA TCATTGGCCAGCGTTTAGCTGCCAtgaacctcctctctcctttggcCATAAGCGATGAGTTCAGCACCGTCAGACTGCAGCACAACCGGGCCTTCACTGAGCTGCTGCATGCTGCCAGCTCCTCGCTGTATCAACAG GGCCAGCCAGGTGCCGGCACAAATGTGCACACGCCTGCTGTGAG ACCAAAGGAGGGACTGTTTCAAGCGCAGACGTCCCGGTACCTCAGTGAATTTGAAGAATTAGTTAGACTGGGAAAAGGATCTTACGGAAATGTTTTTACG GTTACGAACAAATTGGACGGACAGTATTATGCTGTTAAGAAAATTCTCATCAGAAAAGTCTCAAAGGATGACTGCATGAAG GTCCTCAGGGAAGTGAAAGTGTTATCCAGCCTGCTGCATGTAAACGTTGTGGGCTATCACACTGCGTGGATGGAGCATGTTCAGCCTGCCGCAT ATCCTAAGTCTCTCCTGCCTGCACTGGAGTCACCTGAACAACAAGACAG TTTTGATGAGAGCTCTGACGACACCAGCGGCAGCTCCTCCATCGTTTTCCAAAGCCTCAGTCGAGCACCGACAGACTGGAGCGCCGATGTCCTCCCGAGAGAGGCCGATCCCGTCAGAGCTTCGGTCCAAACCCCGGAGACGGGCCAAGTGGTGTGTGCCAAAACGATGCGGCGGATTCCCACCAACTACGTCCCCTGTGTGTTCCTGGGACAGGGTGGTCCCCCGAAGAACTCCAAATGTCCCGCCATGGGGTGGGACAGCTCAGCGCTGTTAGAGGAGGAGTCGAGCAGGAGTAGCATCGAACCaaacggcaacaacaacaacgcctgCATCGACAAGGACTTTCAGCCGCGGGCCGGCAAAAACCGCACAGCAAAGCCCTCTAAAGAG GTGCAGTTCCACCTGATGCTCTACATCCAGATGCAGCTGTGTGAGCGCTCCCTGAAGGACTGGATCTCTGAGAGGAACAGCAAGCCCAGAGAAGAACAAACCCCAAGAT GTCCCTATGCATGTGTTGACAGCGAACACACACTCAACCTGCTGAGAGGGATTCTGGAAGGAGTCGACTACATTCACTCCAGGGGAATCATGCACAGAGACCTGAAG cCCAGGAACATTTTCCTCCATGGAAACGACTGTCATGTTCGAATTGGGGACTTTGGTTTGGCCTGCAGGGATATAATAATGGACGGCCATAAGGGCCCCACATCTCCCAGCAGTG ATTCCTCACATACAACAGGTGTTGGCACATTTGTGTACGCTGCACCAGAACAACTGAAGGGCAGCCATTATGATTCAAAG tcagacatgTACAGCGTCGGAGTGCTGGCCCTCGAGCTATTTCAGCCGTTTGGGACCGAGATGGAACGCGTCCGGACTCTCGAGGACCTGAGAAAGGGGAGAGTCTCAAACTCGTTCTGCCAAAGATGGCCCGTCCTGACGAAGTTCATCCTGAACCTGACGAATAAGGAGCCCAGCGTTCGTCCCACAGCGAGCCAGCTTCTACAGAGTGAACTCCTCTGCAGTAAAGACATA GTGATCCATAGTTTACAGAGAAAGGTTGAAGAGCAGGAGGGAGAGATCATGCAGCTGAGGAGACAGATCAGTCGGCTCCAGAGCTCTGAAATCAGTTAA
- the eif2ak1 gene encoding eukaryotic translation initiation factor 2-alpha kinase 1 isoform X1 yields the protein MSSSTSNIGLLRSEESSGGSSNPLVVRRLKTTRTHKLESHVSLLNFASEEDDEVHFDTSDTDNNREGLMAGRHYPSIQEFASAIPNHLLLGSLLEHLCFVYESNPTRSRTLFKIIGQRLAAMNLLSPLAISDEFSTVRLQHNRAFTELLHAASSSLYQQGQPGAGTNVHTPAVSRPKEGLFQAQTSRYLSEFEELVRLGKGSYGNVFTVTNKLDGQYYAVKKILIRKVSKDDCMKVLREVKVLSSLLHVNVVGYHTAWMEHVQPAAYPKSLLPALESPEQQDSFDESSDDTSGSSSIVFQSLSRAPTDWSADVLPREADPVRASVQTPETGQVVCAKTMRRIPTNYVPCVFLGQGGPPKNSKCPAMGWDSSALLEEESSRSSIEPNGNNNNACIDKDFQPRAGKNRTAKPSKEVQFHLMLYIQMQLCERSLKDWISERNSKPREEQTPRCPYACVDSEHTLNLLRGILEGVDYIHSRGIMHRDLKPRNIFLHGNDCHVRIGDFGLACRDIIMDGHKGPTSPSSDSSHTTGVGTFVYAAPEQLKGSHYDSKSDMYSVGVLALELFQPFGTEMERVRTLEDLRKGRVSNSFCQRWPVLTKFILNLTNKEPSVRPTASQLLQSELLCSKDIVIHSLQRKVEEQEGEIMQLRRQISRLQSSEIS from the exons ATGTCCAGTTCAACGTCCAACATCGGACTCCTGAGGTCCGAGGAAAGTTCTGGAGGCAGCAGTAACCCCCTGGTCGTCCGCCGCCTTAAAACCACCAGGACACACAAGCTGGAGAGTCACGTTAGCCTGTTAAATTTTGCTAGCGAAGAGGACGACGAAGTCCACTTTGACA ctTCCGACACAGACAATAACCGCGAGGGGCTAATGGCCGGCAGACATTACCCGTCCATCCAAGAGTTTGCCTCGGCAATCCCCAACCACCTTCTCCTGGGCTCTCTACTGGAGCACCTGTGCTTCGTCTACGAGAGCAACCCGACGCGCTCACGTACGCTGTTTAAAA TCATTGGCCAGCGTTTAGCTGCCAtgaacctcctctctcctttggcCATAAGCGATGAGTTCAGCACCGTCAGACTGCAGCACAACCGGGCCTTCACTGAGCTGCTGCATGCTGCCAGCTCCTCGCTGTATCAACAG GGCCAGCCAGGTGCCGGCACAAATGTGCACACGCCTGCTGTGAG CAGACCAAAGGAGGGACTGTTTCAAGCGCAGACGTCCCGGTACCTCAGTGAATTTGAAGAATTAGTTAGACTGGGAAAAGGATCTTACGGAAATGTTTTTACG GTTACGAACAAATTGGACGGACAGTATTATGCTGTTAAGAAAATTCTCATCAGAAAAGTCTCAAAGGATGACTGCATGAAG GTCCTCAGGGAAGTGAAAGTGTTATCCAGCCTGCTGCATGTAAACGTTGTGGGCTATCACACTGCGTGGATGGAGCATGTTCAGCCTGCCGCAT ATCCTAAGTCTCTCCTGCCTGCACTGGAGTCACCTGAACAACAAGACAG TTTTGATGAGAGCTCTGACGACACCAGCGGCAGCTCCTCCATCGTTTTCCAAAGCCTCAGTCGAGCACCGACAGACTGGAGCGCCGATGTCCTCCCGAGAGAGGCCGATCCCGTCAGAGCTTCGGTCCAAACCCCGGAGACGGGCCAAGTGGTGTGTGCCAAAACGATGCGGCGGATTCCCACCAACTACGTCCCCTGTGTGTTCCTGGGACAGGGTGGTCCCCCGAAGAACTCCAAATGTCCCGCCATGGGGTGGGACAGCTCAGCGCTGTTAGAGGAGGAGTCGAGCAGGAGTAGCATCGAACCaaacggcaacaacaacaacgcctgCATCGACAAGGACTTTCAGCCGCGGGCCGGCAAAAACCGCACAGCAAAGCCCTCTAAAGAG GTGCAGTTCCACCTGATGCTCTACATCCAGATGCAGCTGTGTGAGCGCTCCCTGAAGGACTGGATCTCTGAGAGGAACAGCAAGCCCAGAGAAGAACAAACCCCAAGAT GTCCCTATGCATGTGTTGACAGCGAACACACACTCAACCTGCTGAGAGGGATTCTGGAAGGAGTCGACTACATTCACTCCAGGGGAATCATGCACAGAGACCTGAAG cCCAGGAACATTTTCCTCCATGGAAACGACTGTCATGTTCGAATTGGGGACTTTGGTTTGGCCTGCAGGGATATAATAATGGACGGCCATAAGGGCCCCACATCTCCCAGCAGTG ATTCCTCACATACAACAGGTGTTGGCACATTTGTGTACGCTGCACCAGAACAACTGAAGGGCAGCCATTATGATTCAAAG tcagacatgTACAGCGTCGGAGTGCTGGCCCTCGAGCTATTTCAGCCGTTTGGGACCGAGATGGAACGCGTCCGGACTCTCGAGGACCTGAGAAAGGGGAGAGTCTCAAACTCGTTCTGCCAAAGATGGCCCGTCCTGACGAAGTTCATCCTGAACCTGACGAATAAGGAGCCCAGCGTTCGTCCCACAGCGAGCCAGCTTCTACAGAGTGAACTCCTCTGCAGTAAAGACATA GTGATCCATAGTTTACAGAGAAAGGTTGAAGAGCAGGAGGGAGAGATCATGCAGCTGAGGAGACAGATCAGTCGGCTCCAGAGCTCTGAAATCAGTTAA
- the eif2ak1 gene encoding eukaryotic translation initiation factor 2-alpha kinase 1 isoform X4: MDLGDRNIVEMIAKIIEEASDTDNNREGLMAGRHYPSIQEFASAIPNHLLLGSLLEHLCFVYESNPTRSRTLFKIIGQRLAAMNLLSPLAISDEFSTVRLQHNRAFTELLHAASSSLYQQGQPGAGTNVHTPAVSRPKEGLFQAQTSRYLSEFEELVRLGKGSYGNVFTVTNKLDGQYYAVKKILIRKVSKDDCMKVLREVKVLSSLLHVNVVGYHTAWMEHVQPAAYPKSLLPALESPEQQDSFDESSDDTSGSSSIVFQSLSRAPTDWSADVLPREADPVRASVQTPETGQVVCAKTMRRIPTNYVPCVFLGQGGPPKNSKCPAMGWDSSALLEEESSRSSIEPNGNNNNACIDKDFQPRAGKNRTAKPSKEVQFHLMLYIQMQLCERSLKDWISERNSKPREEQTPRCPYACVDSEHTLNLLRGILEGVDYIHSRGIMHRDLKPRNIFLHGNDCHVRIGDFGLACRDIIMDGHKGPTSPSSDSSHTTGVGTFVYAAPEQLKGSHYDSKSDMYSVGVLALELFQPFGTEMERVRTLEDLRKGRVSNSFCQRWPVLTKFILNLTNKEPSVRPTASQLLQSELLCSKDIVIHSLQRKVEEQEGEIMQLRRQISRLQSSEIS, from the exons ATGGACCTAGGGGACAGAAACATTGTTGAAATGATAGCAAAAATAATTGAAGAAG ctTCCGACACAGACAATAACCGCGAGGGGCTAATGGCCGGCAGACATTACCCGTCCATCCAAGAGTTTGCCTCGGCAATCCCCAACCACCTTCTCCTGGGCTCTCTACTGGAGCACCTGTGCTTCGTCTACGAGAGCAACCCGACGCGCTCACGTACGCTGTTTAAAA TCATTGGCCAGCGTTTAGCTGCCAtgaacctcctctctcctttggcCATAAGCGATGAGTTCAGCACCGTCAGACTGCAGCACAACCGGGCCTTCACTGAGCTGCTGCATGCTGCCAGCTCCTCGCTGTATCAACAG GGCCAGCCAGGTGCCGGCACAAATGTGCACACGCCTGCTGTGAG CAGACCAAAGGAGGGACTGTTTCAAGCGCAGACGTCCCGGTACCTCAGTGAATTTGAAGAATTAGTTAGACTGGGAAAAGGATCTTACGGAAATGTTTTTACG GTTACGAACAAATTGGACGGACAGTATTATGCTGTTAAGAAAATTCTCATCAGAAAAGTCTCAAAGGATGACTGCATGAAG GTCCTCAGGGAAGTGAAAGTGTTATCCAGCCTGCTGCATGTAAACGTTGTGGGCTATCACACTGCGTGGATGGAGCATGTTCAGCCTGCCGCAT ATCCTAAGTCTCTCCTGCCTGCACTGGAGTCACCTGAACAACAAGACAG TTTTGATGAGAGCTCTGACGACACCAGCGGCAGCTCCTCCATCGTTTTCCAAAGCCTCAGTCGAGCACCGACAGACTGGAGCGCCGATGTCCTCCCGAGAGAGGCCGATCCCGTCAGAGCTTCGGTCCAAACCCCGGAGACGGGCCAAGTGGTGTGTGCCAAAACGATGCGGCGGATTCCCACCAACTACGTCCCCTGTGTGTTCCTGGGACAGGGTGGTCCCCCGAAGAACTCCAAATGTCCCGCCATGGGGTGGGACAGCTCAGCGCTGTTAGAGGAGGAGTCGAGCAGGAGTAGCATCGAACCaaacggcaacaacaacaacgcctgCATCGACAAGGACTTTCAGCCGCGGGCCGGCAAAAACCGCACAGCAAAGCCCTCTAAAGAG GTGCAGTTCCACCTGATGCTCTACATCCAGATGCAGCTGTGTGAGCGCTCCCTGAAGGACTGGATCTCTGAGAGGAACAGCAAGCCCAGAGAAGAACAAACCCCAAGAT GTCCCTATGCATGTGTTGACAGCGAACACACACTCAACCTGCTGAGAGGGATTCTGGAAGGAGTCGACTACATTCACTCCAGGGGAATCATGCACAGAGACCTGAAG cCCAGGAACATTTTCCTCCATGGAAACGACTGTCATGTTCGAATTGGGGACTTTGGTTTGGCCTGCAGGGATATAATAATGGACGGCCATAAGGGCCCCACATCTCCCAGCAGTG ATTCCTCACATACAACAGGTGTTGGCACATTTGTGTACGCTGCACCAGAACAACTGAAGGGCAGCCATTATGATTCAAAG tcagacatgTACAGCGTCGGAGTGCTGGCCCTCGAGCTATTTCAGCCGTTTGGGACCGAGATGGAACGCGTCCGGACTCTCGAGGACCTGAGAAAGGGGAGAGTCTCAAACTCGTTCTGCCAAAGATGGCCCGTCCTGACGAAGTTCATCCTGAACCTGACGAATAAGGAGCCCAGCGTTCGTCCCACAGCGAGCCAGCTTCTACAGAGTGAACTCCTCTGCAGTAAAGACATA GTGATCCATAGTTTACAGAGAAAGGTTGAAGAGCAGGAGGGAGAGATCATGCAGCTGAGGAGACAGATCAGTCGGCTCCAGAGCTCTGAAATCAGTTAA
- the eif2ak1 gene encoding eukaryotic translation initiation factor 2-alpha kinase 1 isoform X3, with translation MSSSTSNIGLLRSEESSGGSSNPLVVRRLKTTRTHKLESHVSLLNFASEEDDEVHFDTSDTDNNREGLMAGRHYPSIQEFASAIPNHLLLGSLLEHLCFVYESNPTRSRTLFKIIGQRLAAMNLLSPLAISDEFSTVRLQHNRAFTELLHAASSSLYQQGQPGAGTNVHTPAVSRPKEGLFQAQTSRYLSEFEELVRLGKGSYGNVFTVTNKLDGQYYAVKKILIRKVSKDDCMKVLREVKVLSSLLHVNVVGYHTAWMEHVQPAAYPKSLLPALESPEQQDSFDESSDDTSGSSSIVFQSLSRAPTDWSADVLPREADPVRASVQTPETGQVVCAKTMRRIPTNYVPCVFLGQGGPPKNSKCPAMGWDSSALLEEESSRSSIEPNGNNNNACIDKDFQPRAGKNRTAKPSKEVQFHLMLYIQMQLCERSLKDWISERNSKPREEQTPRCPYACVDSEHTLNLLRGILEGVDYIHSRGIMHRDLKPRNIFLHGNDCHVRIGDFGLACRDIIMDGHKGPTSPSSDSSHTTGVGTFVYAAPEQLKGSHYDSKSDMYSVGVLALELFQPFGTEMERVRTLEDLRKGRVSNSFCQRWPVLTKFILNLTNKEPSVRPTASQLLQSELLCSKDIVCWDKWIHWSS, from the exons ATGTCCAGTTCAACGTCCAACATCGGACTCCTGAGGTCCGAGGAAAGTTCTGGAGGCAGCAGTAACCCCCTGGTCGTCCGCCGCCTTAAAACCACCAGGACACACAAGCTGGAGAGTCACGTTAGCCTGTTAAATTTTGCTAGCGAAGAGGACGACGAAGTCCACTTTGACA ctTCCGACACAGACAATAACCGCGAGGGGCTAATGGCCGGCAGACATTACCCGTCCATCCAAGAGTTTGCCTCGGCAATCCCCAACCACCTTCTCCTGGGCTCTCTACTGGAGCACCTGTGCTTCGTCTACGAGAGCAACCCGACGCGCTCACGTACGCTGTTTAAAA TCATTGGCCAGCGTTTAGCTGCCAtgaacctcctctctcctttggcCATAAGCGATGAGTTCAGCACCGTCAGACTGCAGCACAACCGGGCCTTCACTGAGCTGCTGCATGCTGCCAGCTCCTCGCTGTATCAACAG GGCCAGCCAGGTGCCGGCACAAATGTGCACACGCCTGCTGTGAG CAGACCAAAGGAGGGACTGTTTCAAGCGCAGACGTCCCGGTACCTCAGTGAATTTGAAGAATTAGTTAGACTGGGAAAAGGATCTTACGGAAATGTTTTTACG GTTACGAACAAATTGGACGGACAGTATTATGCTGTTAAGAAAATTCTCATCAGAAAAGTCTCAAAGGATGACTGCATGAAG GTCCTCAGGGAAGTGAAAGTGTTATCCAGCCTGCTGCATGTAAACGTTGTGGGCTATCACACTGCGTGGATGGAGCATGTTCAGCCTGCCGCAT ATCCTAAGTCTCTCCTGCCTGCACTGGAGTCACCTGAACAACAAGACAG TTTTGATGAGAGCTCTGACGACACCAGCGGCAGCTCCTCCATCGTTTTCCAAAGCCTCAGTCGAGCACCGACAGACTGGAGCGCCGATGTCCTCCCGAGAGAGGCCGATCCCGTCAGAGCTTCGGTCCAAACCCCGGAGACGGGCCAAGTGGTGTGTGCCAAAACGATGCGGCGGATTCCCACCAACTACGTCCCCTGTGTGTTCCTGGGACAGGGTGGTCCCCCGAAGAACTCCAAATGTCCCGCCATGGGGTGGGACAGCTCAGCGCTGTTAGAGGAGGAGTCGAGCAGGAGTAGCATCGAACCaaacggcaacaacaacaacgcctgCATCGACAAGGACTTTCAGCCGCGGGCCGGCAAAAACCGCACAGCAAAGCCCTCTAAAGAG GTGCAGTTCCACCTGATGCTCTACATCCAGATGCAGCTGTGTGAGCGCTCCCTGAAGGACTGGATCTCTGAGAGGAACAGCAAGCCCAGAGAAGAACAAACCCCAAGAT GTCCCTATGCATGTGTTGACAGCGAACACACACTCAACCTGCTGAGAGGGATTCTGGAAGGAGTCGACTACATTCACTCCAGGGGAATCATGCACAGAGACCTGAAG cCCAGGAACATTTTCCTCCATGGAAACGACTGTCATGTTCGAATTGGGGACTTTGGTTTGGCCTGCAGGGATATAATAATGGACGGCCATAAGGGCCCCACATCTCCCAGCAGTG ATTCCTCACATACAACAGGTGTTGGCACATTTGTGTACGCTGCACCAGAACAACTGAAGGGCAGCCATTATGATTCAAAG tcagacatgTACAGCGTCGGAGTGCTGGCCCTCGAGCTATTTCAGCCGTTTGGGACCGAGATGGAACGCGTCCGGACTCTCGAGGACCTGAGAAAGGGGAGAGTCTCAAACTCGTTCTGCCAAAGATGGCCCGTCCTGACGAAGTTCATCCTGAACCTGACGAATAAGGAGCCCAGCGTTCGTCCCACAGCGAGCCAGCTTCTACAGAGTGAACTCCTCTGCAGTAAAGACATAGTATGTTGGGATAAATGGATACATTGGAGTTCTTAA
- the LOC130204155 gene encoding ankyrin repeat domain-containing protein 61-like, protein MLEESEECEDRSSNVGKFPDNEFYTAIMDQDSGRIEDKSKKHGSNFLIEIGGSSGEVLWKGLATLPLHLAASYGRVKSMQSLLSTGADPEMRDQLGRTPLHLVIAGWPSIAPTTKSSSKFHTAVMGKRRQAEACLRLLCEHGINVKSKIEGSHQTALHLSVRYLALSAIPILASFGADVNAVDNSGMTPLHMAAGVLHKDIMASLIKEGADMNMVRIVTLSLSFLCF, encoded by the exons ATGTTGGAGGAGAGCGAAGAATGCGAGGACAGGAGCAGCAACGTGGGCAAGTTTCCAGATAATGAATTTTATACTGCAATTATGGACCAAGACTCGGGACGCATAGAAGACAAGTCAAAAAAGCACGGGAGCAACTTTCTTATCGAGATAGGCGGCTCAAGCGGAGAAGTTTTGTGGAAG GGCCTCGCTACACTTCCCCTTCATCTGGCCGCCTCTTACGGAAGAGTGAAAAGTATGCAGAGCCTGCTGTCGACAGGAGCAGACCCGGAAATGAG GGACCAGCTCGGTCGAACCCCTCTGCACTTGGTGATCGCCGGTTGGCCGAGCATCGCGCCCACTACTAAATCGAGCTCCAAGTTCCACACTGCTGTGATGGGGAAGCGTAGGCAGGCAGAGGCCTGTCTGCGGCTCCTCTGTGAGCACGGCATTAACGTCAAATCAAAG ATTGAGGGGAGTCACCAGACAGCTCTCCACCTATCAGTACGCTACCTGGCTCTGTCTGCAATCCCAATTCTGGCCAGCTTTGGTGCTGACGTTAATGCTGTGGACAATAGTGGGATGACCCCCCTGCATATGGCTGCCGGGGTCCTCCATAAGGACATCATGGCCAGCTTGATCAAGGAGGGAGCTGACATGAACATGGTTCGTATTGTGACCCTTTCACTGTCGTTTCTGTGTTTCTAA